From Pseudoalteromonas viridis, the proteins below share one genomic window:
- a CDS encoding phage tail protein — MKQGTVEHLRAPGGAKNKVKHRLAQSNGVDQRLAKLGRALQALQLQSEASAMSIGQLLAQLQALSLLAPQSGDLQKRLQSVLAQPGPSAQPASGQGAVSLSVDNPASSEVSDALLASLDNLGGVIAHLAAQNEQAPQPGEVSQIATTTAPGFAPVNAPGQRPEALELNTSAGSDVLATATVESSVDVSAVTALSQSVNADLDSLTTLVPEVARALDLGQSVAAFQSAVPVLQNLDLKALLEGDLSGLKAALPALIDAVDLPQLQQALASELPALAQLDLSGALCGDVQALASELPKMLSALQLDGVSDSVAQALPALAQLDMPAIASGELDSLVQAAPQLFQALNMSGASQAMEKALPVLSKLNAPAIIEGDLSSLLDAAPEVLRAFELEGAADKLQAAIPSLTQLDLKGIAQGDVSTLMAVAPQLLSALELGDAGTAMAAALPALQKFDVDGLLGGDLTSLAEAGPDLLNALGMEEAAALLQQHAGIVQKLDIQGVMSGDLASLGEVAPAIFDALDMPGASAAMQKAMPVLSKLNAPAIMEGDLSSLLDAAPEVLRAFELDGAADKLQTAIPGLAKLDLKSIVQGDVSSLMNAAPDLLKALELGDAGALLESALPALQKFDVDGLLSGDLSSLSEAGPELLSAFGMDDAASLLQQHAGVFQKLDVKGVLDGDLSSLVSAAPDLLNAFGMDGAASLLAQHEGALSKLDFKGLMNGDLSSLGDAASEFLTGSGLFGDPEGNAEASSVFDDLDGHLADEPEEKKKPGKRKNKGKSKGKSGSKRGRNKGKRQGQAGSEPEQNSNRKYKHKPATQGNAIRMLDSGRQLPNATSKSIAVQAAANDAKAGKLGEFAGKKGGLLGRLPGAKMLGKLAAPLSAVMGAVDVATTLSDDTLSAEQKTQQVGSAVGGAGGAWAGAAAGAAIGSVIPGIGTAIGGLVGGALGAMGGESVGGWLGEKLGGWFADDEPAQSQTTPDTGGNAGTALVQTNDIVAPGTAPQSGDGNNVLGLAEGFIKNQFINPFNLAAGTASALAEVTGNDKSRAHKVAKVGNFVGDALNYHTVWQAANDESLSGSQKAGVIGGTLGGMFSAKAVTGLLQKSKSPWLKMAAPLAGFITNAAVGSHISSWFSDDTSASTSDALADKAHIAGSPESLSASPDIASSSAEPVSAKSTTAYQGAQVTVNANITVNARSGEQAQDIAIQVKQILEEQQQQAIRDMNARYFNQVA; from the coding sequence CCAAAAATAAAGTTAAACATCGCCTGGCGCAGAGCAACGGCGTGGACCAGCGGCTGGCAAAACTTGGCCGGGCACTGCAGGCTTTGCAGCTGCAAAGTGAGGCAAGTGCCATGTCCATCGGGCAATTGCTCGCACAACTGCAGGCGCTGTCGTTATTAGCACCTCAAAGTGGCGATTTGCAAAAACGTCTGCAATCTGTACTGGCACAACCGGGACCATCGGCGCAGCCTGCTTCAGGCCAAGGCGCTGTCAGTCTGAGCGTCGATAATCCGGCTTCTTCTGAGGTGTCAGACGCTTTGCTGGCGTCTTTGGATAACCTGGGCGGTGTGATTGCGCACCTCGCAGCTCAAAATGAACAAGCACCTCAGCCTGGCGAAGTCAGCCAGATAGCAACCACAACGGCGCCAGGTTTTGCGCCGGTAAACGCACCCGGGCAACGACCGGAGGCGCTTGAACTCAATACGTCCGCAGGCAGTGATGTATTGGCGACAGCGACTGTTGAGAGCTCAGTGGATGTATCCGCTGTGACTGCGTTGTCTCAGTCTGTGAATGCTGATCTGGACAGTCTGACTACTTTGGTGCCTGAAGTGGCACGTGCACTGGATCTGGGCCAGAGCGTAGCGGCGTTTCAATCCGCAGTACCGGTATTGCAAAATCTGGACCTCAAGGCGTTGCTCGAAGGTGACCTGAGTGGACTCAAAGCGGCTTTACCTGCGTTGATTGACGCCGTCGATTTGCCTCAGCTACAGCAGGCATTGGCTTCAGAACTCCCCGCACTGGCGCAATTAGATTTGTCAGGTGCATTGTGCGGTGATGTACAGGCTTTAGCATCAGAGCTGCCAAAAATGCTCAGTGCGCTGCAACTGGATGGCGTCTCGGACAGCGTAGCACAAGCCTTACCCGCCCTTGCGCAACTGGACATGCCGGCGATTGCCAGCGGAGAGTTGGATTCACTGGTTCAGGCTGCACCGCAGCTATTTCAGGCCTTGAACATGTCAGGCGCATCACAGGCGATGGAAAAAGCTCTGCCGGTGCTCAGTAAACTCAATGCGCCTGCGATCATTGAAGGCGACCTTAGCAGTTTACTGGACGCTGCGCCCGAGGTTTTGCGTGCATTTGAGCTCGAAGGGGCTGCAGACAAATTGCAGGCCGCCATACCCAGCCTGACCCAGCTTGATCTCAAAGGCATAGCACAGGGCGATGTGTCCACTCTGATGGCAGTCGCACCTCAGTTGCTCAGTGCATTGGAGCTGGGAGATGCAGGCACGGCTATGGCTGCCGCGCTACCGGCATTACAAAAATTTGATGTAGACGGATTGCTGGGGGGGGATCTGACTTCTCTGGCTGAAGCCGGTCCGGATCTGCTCAATGCTCTGGGCATGGAAGAGGCGGCAGCCCTGCTACAACAACACGCTGGCATCGTGCAAAAGCTCGACATCCAGGGTGTGATGAGCGGCGATCTGGCCTCGCTGGGAGAGGTTGCCCCTGCGATATTTGATGCACTGGACATGCCCGGCGCATCGGCAGCAATGCAAAAGGCCATGCCGGTGCTGAGTAAGCTCAATGCTCCGGCGATTATGGAGGGCGATCTCAGCAGCTTACTGGATGCTGCGCCCGAAGTATTGCGCGCGTTTGAGCTGGACGGCGCCGCGGATAAGTTGCAAACCGCCATTCCCGGGCTGGCCAAGCTTGATCTGAAAAGCATAGTTCAGGGGGATGTTTCCAGCCTGATGAATGCCGCTCCGGACTTGCTCAAAGCACTGGAGCTGGGCGACGCAGGCGCTTTACTAGAGTCCGCTTTACCAGCGCTACAGAAATTCGATGTGGACGGGCTTTTGAGCGGCGATCTGTCTTCTTTGAGCGAAGCCGGCCCTGAGCTGCTGAGCGCTTTTGGTATGGATGATGCTGCCTCGTTGCTGCAACAACATGCCGGGGTGTTCCAGAAGCTTGATGTAAAAGGCGTACTGGATGGCGACTTGTCGTCGCTGGTGTCTGCTGCACCGGATCTGCTCAATGCGTTTGGCATGGACGGCGCGGCCTCATTGTTGGCGCAACATGAAGGGGCGCTGAGCAAGCTGGACTTTAAAGGACTGATGAACGGCGATTTGTCGTCTCTGGGCGACGCTGCATCTGAGTTTTTGACCGGTTCAGGGCTATTTGGCGATCCCGAAGGAAATGCCGAAGCTTCCAGTGTTTTCGATGACCTTGACGGACACTTGGCAGACGAGCCTGAAGAAAAGAAAAAGCCAGGCAAGCGCAAAAACAAAGGCAAATCTAAGGGTAAGTCGGGTTCTAAACGAGGGCGTAACAAAGGAAAACGCCAGGGCCAGGCAGGCTCTGAGCCTGAGCAAAACAGCAACAGGAAGTATAAACATAAGCCGGCAACTCAGGGCAATGCTATTCGCATGCTCGACAGTGGCAGGCAGCTGCCGAATGCGACATCAAAGTCGATTGCGGTGCAGGCTGCGGCAAATGATGCGAAAGCTGGCAAGCTGGGGGAATTTGCAGGGAAAAAAGGCGGGTTACTTGGTCGTCTGCCCGGAGCCAAAATGCTTGGTAAGCTGGCAGCCCCTTTGAGTGCTGTGATGGGCGCGGTGGATGTGGCGACGACCTTGTCAGATGACACCTTGAGTGCTGAGCAGAAAACGCAGCAGGTTGGCAGTGCCGTCGGCGGTGCGGGCGGTGCCTGGGCAGGTGCGGCAGCAGGTGCTGCCATTGGCTCGGTGATCCCGGGTATTGGCACTGCCATTGGTGGCCTGGTCGGAGGCGCGCTGGGCGCGATGGGGGGCGAGTCTGTTGGCGGCTGGCTGGGCGAAAAGCTCGGAGGCTGGTTTGCTGATGATGAACCTGCCCAATCTCAAACGACACCAGACACAGGAGGTAATGCCGGGACAGCTCTCGTTCAGACAAATGATATCGTTGCGCCCGGCACAGCTCCACAAAGTGGCGATGGTAATAATGTATTGGGTCTGGCCGAAGGCTTTATCAAAAACCAGTTTATCAATCCGTTTAATCTGGCCGCAGGCACCGCATCCGCGTTGGCTGAAGTCACCGGAAATGACAAGAGTCGCGCACACAAAGTGGCCAAAGTTGGCAACTTTGTTGGCGATGCGCTGAACTATCACACCGTATGGCAGGCCGCCAACGATGAGTCTTTGAGTGGCTCGCAAAAAGCCGGAGTGATTGGCGGCACGCTCGGCGGCATGTTCTCAGCCAAAGCAGTCACTGGGCTGCTGCAAAAAAGCAAAAGCCCCTGGCTAAAAATGGCGGCACCATTGGCCGGGTTTATCACCAACGCAGCGGTGGGGTCGCACATTAGCAGCTGGTTTAGTGATGACACATCAGCCAGCACCAGCGATGCGCTTGCTGACAAGGCTCATATTGCTGGTTCGCCAGAGTCTTTGTCGGCTTCGCCGGACATTGCATCATCATCCGCAGAGCCGGTGTCGGCAAAAAGTACCACAGCGTATCAGGGTGCGCAGGTAACGGTAAACGCCAATATCACAGTCAATGCGCGTAGTGGTGAACAGGCTCAGGATATTGCCATTCAGGTTAAGCAGATCCTTGAGGAGCAGCAACAGCAGGCCATTCGGGACATGAATGCGCGCTATTTTAATCAGGTGGCTTGA
- a CDS encoding phage tail protein, with protein sequence MSNTNHARHMMQLGNYKFSVSTAAFNKLKYDTQYRWKSLDAPTNKNSPLMQFIGVGEQTLDLEGTIFPQIVENGLKQLDYMRKEAAKGQPLTLGYVEESGKTNPSVGRVLGKWVISSISETRTLFFNDGIPREIQFSMRLSRYQAALKEPE encoded by the coding sequence ATGAGCAATACTAATCATGCCAGACATATGATGCAGCTGGGCAACTATAAGTTTTCGGTCAGTACAGCGGCATTTAACAAGCTTAAATACGACACTCAGTATCGCTGGAAGTCGCTAGATGCGCCAACCAATAAAAACAGCCCCCTCATGCAGTTTATCGGGGTGGGTGAACAAACCCTGGACCTTGAAGGTACTATCTTTCCGCAGATCGTCGAAAACGGCCTAAAACAGCTCGACTATATGCGCAAAGAAGCAGCAAAGGGCCAGCCTCTGACCCTGGGCTATGTCGAAGAAAGTGGTAAAACGAATCCCAGTGTGGGCCGGGTGTTGGGTAAATGGGTGATCAGCAGTATCAGTGAAACCCGCACCTTGTTTTTTAACGATGGTATTCCCAGAGAGATCCAGTTTTCAATGCGCTTAAGCCGATATCAGGCGGCACTCAAGGAACCCGAATAA
- a CDS encoding tail protein X yields the protein MKGVSYVTRDGDCLDLICYRHYGNSSGTVEKVLGANSGLAGLGAIYPAGIEIFLPELPKPKTKHVINIWD from the coding sequence ATGAAAGGAGTAAGTTACGTTACGCGTGATGGCGATTGTTTGGATCTGATCTGCTATCGCCATTACGGGAATAGCTCAGGTACGGTGGAAAAAGTACTGGGAGCCAACAGCGGTCTGGCCGGGCTGGGCGCTATCTATCCTGCAGGCATTGAAATTTTTCTGCCTGAGTTGCCCAAGCCTAAGACCAAGCATGTGATCAATATCTGGGATTAG
- a CDS encoding phage late control D family protein, with protein sequence MNQQPYFSIKANGNEVTKRLKDRIVEVSVTQRTGLLSDVCKVRFDNLEELPIQLPEPGNVLEIAMGYKDGTPDTHAALTPVGKFDVGAYELTGPARALTLYGNSIMWDADFKSPRFRSWPPQGDETPVTLGDLVAQIASEYGLQSGVSEALSSITLPHLEQSESDMQLLTRLALRYDAVMKVAAGKLLFVAKGSGQSLSGQTVTSATLGNHQIIHWSRVSNHYCLVGAVQGFYHDADQAQRMSVQAGSAAPTIKLPYLYPDEASAQAAANSQLMRLKRAHGAVQLTVPGNPEIVAGALISVDNSVDHLKGDWFITEVTHQLTSTGYTSMITAEQPN encoded by the coding sequence ATGAATCAGCAACCCTATTTTTCTATCAAAGCGAATGGCAATGAAGTCACCAAGCGTCTCAAAGATCGGATCGTTGAGGTCAGTGTTACACAGCGAACCGGGTTACTGAGTGATGTGTGCAAGGTGCGGTTTGACAACCTGGAGGAGCTGCCAATTCAGCTCCCGGAGCCGGGTAATGTGCTGGAAATCGCAATGGGGTACAAAGATGGTACACCAGACACCCATGCTGCACTCACGCCGGTGGGCAAGTTTGATGTGGGGGCGTACGAACTCACAGGTCCTGCCAGAGCACTGACTTTGTATGGCAATAGCATTATGTGGGATGCCGATTTTAAGTCGCCCCGATTTCGCTCCTGGCCACCACAAGGGGATGAAACGCCTGTCACATTAGGTGATTTGGTGGCGCAAATTGCTTCAGAATATGGCTTGCAAAGTGGGGTTAGCGAGGCGTTGAGCAGTATTACCTTGCCACATCTGGAGCAAAGCGAAAGCGACATGCAGCTGCTCACGCGTCTTGCTTTGCGTTACGACGCCGTAATGAAGGTGGCGGCCGGTAAACTGCTGTTTGTTGCCAAAGGAAGCGGGCAGTCATTGTCCGGGCAAACGGTGACCTCGGCTACGTTGGGTAACCATCAGATAATACACTGGTCCAGAGTAAGTAATCACTACTGCTTGGTGGGGGCCGTACAAGGTTTTTACCACGATGCAGACCAGGCACAGCGCATGTCGGTTCAGGCGGGCAGTGCTGCGCCCACAATTAAGCTACCTTACCTTTATCCGGATGAAGCCAGCGCACAAGCGGCTGCCAATAGTCAGCTGATGCGTCTCAAGCGCGCCCATGGCGCGGTTCAGCTCACTGTGCCTGGCAATCCAGAGATTGTTGCCGGGGCATTAATCTCGGTTGATAACTCAGTGGATCACCTCAAAGGCGACTGGTTTATTACAGAGGTCACCCATCAGCTGACATCAACGGGATACACCAGCATGATCACAGCAGAGCAACCTAATTAG
- a CDS encoding response regulator — protein sequence METILIVDDDEFVLEYHNHMLSSKYLIREARSGEDALQAAQSGTVDLVLMDIQMPGMSGYEAAYKLRMAGHTMPILFFSNLSSLDERLKAYDAGGNDFIAKPVDEQELHIKVSALLKSHQARAAKPDDADDVAVKALSALSSLGIVMGFYRDSFHCHELEHLAQSVFNVTRGFGLKCSLIVRSHNTSPCFFDDGVVKNIDAALLESLHGASRIMAFGKHRAAFNWRRASLLVKNMPEDPEMAGTMRDYLAYVMDGTEQCINKILLEQQLRQTIRQFKTQNTNIKNGIVGLIDDLEAQLESLFCTLSIDNELSEEAEQQLLNMIQAARASADTKLQSGKEVERQLTELIAILDDRAASTNSADIELF from the coding sequence ATGGAAACAATTCTGATTGTTGATGATGATGAGTTTGTATTGGAGTATCACAATCACATGTTGTCCTCAAAATACCTCATCAGGGAAGCCAGAAGCGGTGAAGACGCGTTACAAGCAGCACAATCCGGCACTGTGGATCTGGTCCTGATGGACATACAGATGCCCGGTATGAGCGGCTACGAGGCTGCATATAAGTTACGAATGGCTGGGCACACCATGCCCATTTTGTTTTTCTCGAATCTCAGCTCGTTAGATGAACGCTTAAAAGCCTATGATGCCGGCGGCAACGACTTTATTGCCAAACCGGTAGACGAACAAGAGCTGCACATCAAAGTGTCTGCCCTGCTTAAATCGCATCAGGCGCGCGCCGCTAAACCCGATGATGCGGACGACGTGGCAGTCAAAGCCTTATCGGCGCTCTCCTCGCTGGGAATTGTGATGGGGTTTTATCGGGATAGCTTTCATTGCCATGAGTTGGAACACCTGGCCCAGTCCGTTTTTAACGTCACGCGCGGATTCGGGCTCAAATGTTCTTTGATCGTTCGAAGTCACAACACCAGCCCCTGTTTTTTTGATGACGGGGTAGTTAAAAATATCGACGCAGCTTTATTGGAGTCGTTACACGGGGCAAGCCGGATCATGGCATTTGGTAAGCACAGAGCGGCGTTTAACTGGCGCCGCGCTTCTTTACTGGTAAAGAATATGCCTGAAGATCCAGAAATGGCGGGCACAATGCGAGATTATCTCGCCTATGTGATGGATGGTACGGAGCAGTGTATCAACAAAATACTGCTGGAGCAGCAATTGCGTCAAACCATCCGCCAGTTTAAAACCCAAAATACCAATATCAAAAACGGCATTGTGGGCCTGATTGACGATTTAGAAGCTCAGCTGGAATCTCTGTTTTGCACTTTGAGTATAGATAATGAACTCTCTGAAGAGGCAGAGCAGCAGCTTCTTAACATGATCCAGGCGGCAAGGGCGTCTGCGGACACCAAACTCCAGTCTGGTAAAGAGGTCGAGCGGCAACTCACCGAGCTAATCGCAATCCTTGATGATCGGGCGGCCAGCACTAATAGCGCTGATATAGAGTTGTTCTGA
- a CDS encoding ABC transporter substrate-binding protein gives MRSLFLIWVWILLCACTEQPQAQLRVGFNVWPGYETLRLAKQQGYLADNIRLVELMSATDTMDAFRHGRIEVAALTLDEALVLAGEGIALNIVLIMDISNGADAVVARQSVTDLRQLKGKRIAYEQTAVGALMLHETLEAAQLQMADIEAVHLPVNQHFHALQTRHVDAVVTFEPVTTQLLNHEHQIIFDSAEIPGKIVDVLVVRTQQLRRHQASLRALIGAQFATLSYVAQNPHHAAELMSPRLGLEPDDLLSALDGMVLADAATNRALLVGQGKTPPLQTTAEQLLSVLMEHHMIDADVDLHSLVDARFVIQ, from the coding sequence GTGAGATCATTGTTTTTGATATGGGTATGGATACTGCTGTGTGCTTGCACGGAGCAACCGCAGGCACAGCTGCGGGTCGGCTTTAATGTCTGGCCAGGCTACGAGACGCTACGCCTGGCCAAACAACAGGGTTATCTGGCGGACAACATTCGGCTTGTCGAACTGATGTCAGCCACCGATACCATGGATGCATTTCGGCATGGCCGTATTGAGGTGGCGGCGTTGACGCTTGATGAAGCCTTGGTGTTAGCTGGCGAGGGCATTGCGCTGAATATTGTGCTGATCATGGATATTTCCAATGGTGCTGATGCCGTGGTTGCGCGTCAATCTGTGACCGATCTGAGGCAACTTAAGGGCAAGCGTATTGCTTATGAGCAAACTGCCGTGGGAGCGCTGATGTTGCACGAAACACTGGAAGCCGCACAATTGCAAATGGCCGACATTGAAGCGGTGCATTTGCCGGTCAATCAGCATTTTCATGCTTTGCAGACACGCCATGTTGACGCCGTCGTCACCTTTGAGCCGGTAACGACCCAGTTACTTAATCATGAACATCAAATTATTTTCGACAGTGCAGAGATCCCCGGAAAAATTGTGGATGTGCTGGTGGTCAGGACGCAGCAGCTGCGTCGTCATCAGGCGTCATTGCGGGCGCTGATCGGGGCGCAGTTTGCAACACTTTCGTATGTTGCGCAAAACCCACATCATGCCGCCGAATTGATGTCGCCCAGGTTGGGGCTTGAGCCGGATGACTTGCTTTCTGCGCTCGATGGTATGGTGCTTGCCGATGCGGCAACAAACCGGGCACTGCTGGTTGGTCAGGGCAAAACCCCGCCGTTACAGACAACGGCTGAGCAGCTGTTATCTGTGCTGATGGAGCATCATATGATAGACGCCGACGTTGATCTGCATAGCCTGGTCGATGCGAGGTTTGTTATACAATGA
- a CDS encoding PAS domain-containing hybrid sensor histidine kinase/response regulator: MRRVVLPRSLAFWVPVGIIAFCLIVLTLSTIVIYTGSRDVAQTSHQSHANYMLLTLKRHVEVNLSLNKPDEIRHDISVMGTVPEVLNIAVTDSTGRVIFSNHFSDIGKSLPEIASHSSAESLTRALAGNMPVITFSSDHSQLEALQSFALPSHLELRSSRRGLVFLRYNLAFSEQALWQQIRFDLLLLWSGCGLLVLLVMILLRRRVITPLGELARQATLLASGAEPLKPVRSGFKEIATLANTFSWVSHAISEHIDVLAKNQQELESQVNLRTEELRSANLNYEQAQKMARLGRWELDDGLMHFSHEAYEIVGANPSQRVSLRALFGHSEDVAEPAMRAILDEQQTHHDFSYELHYKEGARRFVRLVAERCQDSNTGRSKVVGIVQDISEQMRKEHSLIENQAMTRAIIDTAADAIIVINTRGEVQEFSPAAVEMFGYEPAEVLGNNLKMLMPEPDRSQHDQYMQDYFATGVKKVIDNKREVTARNKNGACFPIDLAVAETQVGDITYFTAIIRDITERKDAEKKLLEAMQAAQSATRAKSEFLANMSHEIRTPMHAITGLTHLAMKIDAPPKMRNYLNKIQYAADSLLLILNDILDISKIEAGKLSLESVPFRPAKVMDHACELIAPRVEQKQLTFEVLCAEDLPEVLMGDPLRLGQVLLNLLSNAVKFTPRYGKVSLELVIQARSERSVQLLFTVSDSGIGISQAQQQTLFSPFTQADTSTTRQFGGTGLGLAICKNLVRLMGGKIWCESEVGEGAQFMITAEFDIALEQDEPVPQSGRLDETQLVQALSGAVVLLVEDNDINREIAQEILQDAGMEVITAVHGKEAIERLCDSQVDLVLMDCQMPVMDGYTATREIRNMPDCGQVPIIALSANVMQHDLQQIKACGMDDHIAKPINVELAYQKIYQWLHRKPLRQSIAQDSTPLPSAPPPVLSAEPAAPPEQVSCELLDSAQGLKHVNGNAAFYRKMSDKFIAAQREFCASLTQTLQAQDTEGAIRMAHTLKGQAGYLGLLRCAELAAQLERAIADQTPELAQQIQALDDVLQRSCTLLKAAFEE, from the coding sequence ATGAGACGTGTGGTATTGCCGCGCTCACTGGCATTTTGGGTGCCGGTGGGGATTATTGCATTTTGCCTGATTGTGCTGACGCTCAGCACCATAGTGATTTATACCGGCAGCCGGGATGTCGCTCAAACGAGCCACCAGTCTCATGCAAACTATATGCTGCTGACACTTAAGCGCCATGTTGAAGTGAATTTGAGCTTAAATAAGCCCGATGAGATCCGTCATGATATCTCTGTGATGGGCACTGTGCCAGAGGTCCTGAACATTGCGGTGACCGATAGCACCGGGCGGGTTATATTCAGCAACCACTTTTCTGATATCGGCAAATCATTACCAGAGATAGCCAGTCACAGCTCTGCTGAGTCACTCACCAGGGCGCTGGCTGGCAATATGCCCGTGATCACCTTTTCGAGCGATCATAGCCAACTTGAAGCCCTACAAAGCTTTGCCTTACCGTCGCACCTTGAGCTGCGTTCCAGTCGCCGTGGATTGGTTTTTCTGCGTTATAACCTGGCTTTTAGTGAGCAGGCGCTGTGGCAGCAAATTCGCTTTGACTTGCTGCTGTTGTGGAGTGGCTGCGGGTTACTGGTGCTGCTGGTCATGATATTGCTGCGCAGGCGTGTTATTACCCCGCTGGGAGAGTTGGCCAGGCAGGCCACGCTGCTGGCCAGTGGCGCTGAACCGCTCAAGCCCGTGCGTTCTGGCTTTAAGGAAATTGCAACCTTGGCAAATACCTTCAGCTGGGTGTCTCATGCTATCTCCGAACATATCGATGTTTTGGCTAAAAATCAGCAGGAATTGGAATCTCAGGTCAACTTGCGCACAGAGGAATTACGCAGCGCAAATCTCAACTATGAACAGGCGCAAAAAATGGCGCGGCTGGGCCGCTGGGAGCTGGACGACGGCCTGATGCACTTTTCTCATGAAGCCTACGAAATCGTGGGGGCTAACCCTTCGCAGCGGGTTAGTTTACGTGCTTTATTCGGTCATTCAGAAGATGTTGCAGAGCCTGCGATGCGGGCTATCTTGGATGAGCAACAGACCCACCACGATTTTAGTTATGAATTGCATTACAAAGAAGGCGCACGACGGTTTGTCCGTCTGGTGGCTGAGCGTTGCCAGGACAGTAATACCGGGCGCAGTAAGGTGGTCGGGATTGTCCAGGATATCTCAGAGCAGATGCGTAAGGAGCACTCACTGATAGAAAACCAGGCCATGACCCGCGCAATCATAGATACCGCTGCCGACGCCATTATCGTGATCAATACCCGTGGTGAGGTGCAGGAATTTAGCCCGGCTGCGGTCGAGATGTTTGGTTACGAGCCCGCAGAGGTGCTGGGTAATAATCTAAAAATGTTGATGCCTGAGCCAGATCGGAGCCAGCATGACCAGTACATGCAGGATTATTTCGCCACCGGGGTCAAAAAGGTCATAGACAATAAGCGTGAGGTGACCGCAAGGAATAAAAACGGGGCATGCTTTCCCATTGATCTGGCCGTGGCCGAAACCCAGGTTGGAGACATTACCTACTTTACTGCCATTATTCGCGATATCACGGAGCGCAAAGACGCCGAGAAAAAGCTCCTTGAAGCGATGCAGGCGGCGCAAAGCGCTACGCGGGCCAAATCGGAGTTTCTGGCCAATATGTCTCATGAAATTCGCACGCCTATGCATGCCATAACCGGGCTGACGCACCTGGCGATGAAAATCGATGCGCCCCCCAAAATGCGCAACTACCTGAACAAGATCCAATATGCGGCAGACAGCTTATTGCTGATCTTAAATGACATTCTGGATATCTCAAAAATTGAAGCCGGTAAACTGAGCCTGGAGTCGGTGCCGTTTCGCCCGGCTAAGGTGATGGATCATGCCTGCGAATTAATCGCACCTAGGGTGGAGCAAAAGCAACTGACCTTTGAGGTGCTCTGTGCGGAGGATTTACCTGAGGTACTGATGGGCGATCCCCTGCGCCTCGGCCAGGTACTGCTCAACCTGCTGAGCAATGCGGTTAAGTTCACTCCCCGTTATGGCAAAGTCTCGCTGGAGCTGGTAATTCAGGCTCGTAGCGAGCGCAGTGTGCAACTCTTGTTCACGGTCTCGGACTCTGGCATTGGGATCTCCCAGGCGCAGCAGCAAACCTTGTTTTCACCTTTTACACAAGCCGATACTTCAACCACCCGGCAATTTGGTGGTACGGGTCTGGGACTGGCGATTTGTAAAAATCTGGTCCGTCTGATGGGGGGCAAAATCTGGTGCGAAAGTGAAGTCGGGGAGGGGGCTCAGTTTATGATTACGGCTGAGTTTGATATTGCGCTTGAACAGGATGAGCCTGTACCTCAGTCTGGTCGGCTTGATGAAACTCAGCTTGTTCAGGCCCTGTCGGGCGCAGTGGTGTTGTTGGTTGAGGACAACGACATTAACCGCGAAATTGCTCAGGAGATCTTACAGGATGCGGGCATGGAGGTGATCACGGCAGTGCATGGGAAAGAGGCCATCGAGCGTTTGTGCGATAGCCAGGTAGACCTGGTTTTAATGGACTGTCAGATGCCGGTGATGGATGGCTACACGGCAACCCGGGAGATCCGCAATATGCCCGACTGTGGGCAAGTGCCGATTATTGCCCTGAGTGCCAATGTGATGCAGCACGACCTGCAACAAATTAAAGCCTGCGGAATGGACGATCATATTGCTAAGCCCATAAACGTCGAGCTGGCATATCAGAAGATCTACCAGTGGCTGCATCGCAAGCCGCTCAGGCAGAGTATAGCGCAGGACAGCACGCCATTGCCCAGTGCGCCACCGCCTGTTTTATCCGCGGAGCCTGCCGCTCCGCCGGAACAAGTGTCCTGTGAGCTGCTTGATTCTGCTCAGGGGCTTAAACACGTTAATGGTAACGCGGCCTTTTATCGAAAAATGTCCGACAAGTTTATTGCCGCCCAGCGCGAGTTTTGCGCATCTCTGACGCAGACCTTACAGGCGCAGGACACAGAGGGTGCCATCAGAATGGCGCACACTCTCAAAGGCCAGGCGGGTTATCTGGGGTTATTGCGCTGTGCCGAGCTGGCCGCACAGCTGGAGCGGGCGATTGCGGACCAGACACCAGAGCTGGCCCAGCAGATACAGGCACTTGATGATGTTTTGCAGCGTTCCTGTACATTGTTGAAGGCGGCATTTGAAGAATAA